The following coding sequences are from one Gossypium hirsutum isolate 1008001.06 chromosome A12, Gossypium_hirsutum_v2.1, whole genome shotgun sequence window:
- the LOC107936407 gene encoding blue copper protein 1a, with protein MASSNIFFIIAIVAFFAVPSCLATEFIVGDEKGWSLDFDYQSWAAGKEFHVGDKLVFNYRAGVHNVIGVSGIEFQQCQASSNNTVRSTGNDVITLSTPGRKWYICGVPGHCAARNMKLNITVLAQVGSPATAPGSPTSPSAATPNVAFSFYGWIAVMVSFIGLVFV; from the exons ATGGCCTCTTCCAACATCTTCTTCATCATAGCTATTGTTGCTTTCTTTGCAGTTCCTTCATGTTTGGCCACCGAGTTTATTGTTGGTGATGAGAAAGGATGGAGTCTTGACTTTGATTACCAAAGTTGGGCAGCTGGAAAGGAATTTCATGTGGGAGATAAGCTTG TGTTCAATTACAGAGCAGGAGTTCACAATGTGATTGGTGTTAGTGGAATTGAGTTCCAACAATGTCAAGCATCAAGTAACAACACTGTTCGCTCCACTGGCAACGATGTGATCACACTTTCTACTCCAGGAAGAAAATGGTACATCTGTGGTGTACCCGGCCACTGTGCAGCCCGGAACATGAAGCTTAACATAACTGTGCTTGCTCAAGTGGGATCTCCGGCTACCGCTCCCGGTTCACCAACGTCACCATCTGCTGCAACACCAAATGTGGCGTTTAGCTTTTATGGATGGATTGCTGTCATGGTTAGCTTCATTGGGTTGGTCTTTGTTTGA
- the LOC107936420 gene encoding probable sugar phosphate/phosphate translocator At1g12500 codes for MVEAQTWTTRRMSNPRLDSTASADHEVLDIPVTPTADVRNSIYNVGSHLSPNLLTALIIASWFMSNIGVLILNKYLLSFYGYRYPIFLTMLHMISCACYSYAAINFLEIVPRQHILSRKQFLKIFALSVIFCFSVVCGNTSLRYIPVSFNQAIGATTPFFTAIFAFLITCKKESGEVYFALLPVVFGIVLASNSEPLFNLFGFLVCIGSTAGRALKSVVQGILLTSEAEKLHSMNLLLYMAPMAAMILLPFTLYIEGNVARITLEKARSDSFIVFLLLGNATVAYLVNLANFLVTKHTSALTLQVLGNAKAALAAFVSVMIFRNPVTVMGMTGFAVTVMGVVLYSEAKKRSKLQLTTH; via the coding sequence ATGGTGGAAGCGCAGACATGGACCACAAGAAGAATGAGCAATCCAAGGTTGGACTCAACGGCTAGCGCCGACCACGAAGTTTTGGATATTCCAGTCACTCCAACGGCTGATGTCAGGAACAGCATCTACAACGTTGGATCCCATCTCTCTCCTAACCTTTTAACGGCGCTGATCATTGCTTCATGGTTCATGTCCAATATCGGAGTCCTCATACTTAACAAGTATCTCTTAAGCTTCTATGGCTACCGTTATCCGATCTTCCTCACCATGCTTCACATGATCTCCTGTGCTTGTTACAGTTACGCTGCCATAAACTTTCTGGAAATAGTTCCAAGGCAACACATTTTATCGAGGAAGCAGTTCCTCAAGATCTTTGCTTTGAGTGTCATTTTTTGTTTCTCCGTCGTGTGTGGGAACACTTCTTTGAGGTACATTCCGGTATCGTTTAACCAAGCTATTGGTGCTACGACACCTTTCTTTACTGCCATTTTCGCTTTCTTAATCACTTGCAAGAAGGAATCCGGTGAGGTCTATTTCGCGCTTTTGCCTGTGGTGTTTGGAATTGTTTTGGCTAGTAACAGTGAGCCCTTGTTTAACCTCTTTGGCTTCTTGGTTTGCATCGGTTCCACTGCTGGCCGTGCTTTGAAATCTGTCGTTCAAGGAATCTTATTAACCAGTGAAGCTGAAAAGTTACATTCCATGAACTTATTGTTGTACATGGCACCTATGGCAGCCATGATTTTGTTACCATTCACTCTATACATCGAAGGGAACGTTGCGAGAATCACATTAGAGAAAGCTAGGAGTGATTCTTTCATTGTTTTCTTGTTGCTCGGGAATGCTACGGTGGCCTATTTGGTGAACTTGGCAAATTTCTTGGTCACCAAACATACAAGTGCACTTACATTGCAGGTGCTGGGCAATGCCAAAGCTGCTTTAGCAGCATTCGTGTCGGTTATGATCTTCAGGAATCCGGTGACCGTGATGGGGATGACTGGATTCGCTGTTACAGTAATGGGAGTGGTGCTTTACAGTGAGGCAAAGAAGAGATCAAAGTTACAACTCACAACGCATTGA